One genomic window of Quercus robur chromosome 6, dhQueRobu3.1, whole genome shotgun sequence includes the following:
- the LOC126688801 gene encoding uncharacterized protein LOC126688801, with protein sequence MQYATPRPPLPSPTMKRDNHNHNNHHHQKPIHHSTIPCGACGSPDRWPLHTVRHRGSYRRLCTDCVLKNHQSLFCPLCFQVFDEMPPPLPADRLVCLNCPSIAHRSCVPPDSSAPSFLCPPCSNPNFSYFFSDSDPDAKTKRIKTEDGGNSSLRGHTEKAIDKESAKALLAAAKIAAASMNKAAATAQAEAEKRVKDASLAKKKAKEALERLAFLMLKDKDKEKQDSKQLPLSVTPIQALISNKGNGSGGGDGGGAAAAKATNGLHSLSAAAAAFSQQSSGVGGHATKTPN encoded by the coding sequence ATGCAATATGCAACACCTCGTCCTCCTCTTCCATCTCCAACAATGAAACGagacaaccacaaccacaacaaccaccaccatcaaaaaCCAATTCACCATTCAACGATTCCCTGCGGCGCTTGCGGCTCCCCAGACCGGTGGCCCCTCCACACAGTTCGACACAGAGGTAGCTACCGCCGCCTCTGCACCGATTGCGTCCTAAAAAACCACCAGTCCCTCTTTTGCCCACTTTGCTTCCAAGTGTTCGACGAAATGCCTCCGCCTTTACCCGCCGATCGTCTCGTTTGCCTCAATTGCCCTTCGATCGCTCACCGTTCTTGTGTCCCACCTGACTCTTCCGCTCCCTCTTTTCTCTGTCCTCCCTGCTCTAACCCTAATTTCTCTTACTTCTTCTCCGATTCCGATCCCGACGCCAAGACCAAGCGAATCAAGACCGAGGACGGAGGCAACTCCTCTCTCCGCGGTCACACTGAGAAAGCGATTGATAAGGAATCCGCCAAGGCTTTATTAGCAGCGGCAAAGATTGCTGCCGCGTCTATGAACAAGGCAGCCGCCACAGCTCAGGCCGAAGCCGAAAAGCGCGTTAAGGACGCTTCCTTGGCCAAGAAGAAAGCCAAGGAAGCGTTGGAGCGTCTCGCGTTTCTTATGTTGAAAGACAAGGACAAGGAGAAGCAAGATTCGAAGCAGCTGCCTCTCTCCGTCACGCCAATTCAGGCTTTGATTAGCAACAAAGGGAATGGGAGTGGCGGCGGTGATGGGGGCGGAGCAGCAGCAGCCAAGGCGACTAATGGGTTGCATTCGCTTTCGGCTGCAGCTGCTGCTTTCAGTCAACAAAGCAGTGGTGTTGGTGGTCATGCTACCAAGACTCCGAATTGA